Proteins found in one Triticum urartu cultivar G1812 chromosome 4, Tu2.1, whole genome shotgun sequence genomic segment:
- the LOC125551340 gene encoding 30S ribosomal protein S5 gives MAVAATAMAMATTSTAAHVVPALFSFLQQRLRLCPKARISTSRRLLLPVSMFSTRDGSASYHEEDEEGEAEDSAEAAFGDEDDEKPQPEAVSSTEFQFAAPPEGYIEPAPFDELPPESPEDVAAAYESLYGPAFSGESLMGNNVFEVKVVDPVDMDRDQRPNDEFSERVVQVSRVTKVVKGGRQLSYRALVVVGDMKGHVGVGVGKAKEVSEAITKAAMNGRRNLVTVPLTKYCTFPHRAEANYGAAKVMLRPACPGSGVTAGGAVRVVLEMAGVENALGKQLRSKNPLNNARATVKATQMMRQFSDVAAERGLPMEELWK, from the exons ATGGCGGTCGCCGCCACAGCCATGGCGATGGCCACCACCTCCACTGCCGCCCACGTTGTTCCCGCACTGTTCTCCTTCCTTCAACAGCGCCTCCGTCTCTGCCCCAAAGCCCGTATCTCCACCTCCCGCCGCCTCCTGCTCCCTGTCTCCATGTTCTCCACCCGGGACGGTTCGGCCTCCTACCATGAAGAggatgaggaaggggaggcgGAGGATTCTGCGGAAGCCGCCTTCGGGGACGAGGACGACGAGAAGCCGCAGCCGGAGGCGGTGTCCTCTACGGAGTTTCAGTTCGCGGCACCACCGGAGGGATACATTGAGCCGGCGCCATTCGACGAGTTGCCGCCGGAATCACCAGAGGACGTGGCAGCAGCCTACGAGTCGCTCTACGGGCCGGCCTTCAGCGGCGAGTCGTTGATGGGGAACAACGTGTTCGAGGTGAAAGTGGTGGACCCCGTCGACATGGACCGGGACCAGCGCCCCAACGACGAGTTCAGCGAGCGTGTCGTGCAGGTCAGCCGAGTCACCAAGGTCGTCAAGGGTGGGAGGCAACTCTCCTACCGCGCCCTAGTCGTGGTCGGCGACATGAAGGGGCACGTTGGTGTTGGCGTCGGCAAGGCCAAAGAAGTCTCAGAGGCCATCACCAAGGCTGCCATGAACGGCCGCCGCAATCTCGTTACAGTGCCACTAACCAAGTACTGCACCTTCCCGCACAG AGCTGAGGCGAACTATGGagcagcaaaggtcatgctgaggCCTGCTTGCCCTGGATCTGGTGTCACTGCAGGTGGAGCTGTGAGGGTTGTGCTGGAGATGGCTGGAGTTGAAAATGCTCTTGGGAAGCAGCTGCGAAGCAAGAATCCCCTCAACAATGCAAGGGCTACCGTCAAGGCGACACAGATGATGAGACAGTTCTCAGACGTCGCTGCAGAGCGTGGACTTCCAATGGAGGAGTTATGGAAATGA